The following coding sequences lie in one Rutidosis leptorrhynchoides isolate AG116_Rl617_1_P2 chromosome 6, CSIRO_AGI_Rlap_v1, whole genome shotgun sequence genomic window:
- the LOC139851366 gene encoding uncharacterized protein has product METLVVYAQQEQFNNSYTNGRRNHHDSFRDINCRTFQSGSGLLPNPVKPRSSPVTKHSLSNSSPKTPSSNNLKKHVSDQKIRRITKSKSVPLPLDVKQKSDGLNLNLMNDDYFYSELWAGPAYSNSPPPSSLPMPNFSIKPKRTVSLELPLVSVSDICLLTPKSAPPSPTRGHGYSKSFRKDLFKSDDDNDDEFATKTLRRILNLDD; this is encoded by the coding sequence ATGGAGACACTTGTGGTATATGCACAACAGGAGCAGTTTAATAACAGCTACACAAACGGTAGGCGAAATCATCATGATTCGTTTAGAGATATTAATTGCCGTACTTTTCAATCCGGGTCGGGTCTACTTCCTAACCCGGTTAAGCCTCGTTCTTCACCTGTTACCAAACACTCCTTATCTAATTCAAGTCCTAAAACACCATCATCAAATAATTTGAAAAAACATGTTAGTGATCAGAAGATTAGAAGAATTACTAAAAGTAAATCTGTTCCTTTACCACTTGATGTCAAGCAAAAAAGTGATGGTTTGAATTTGAATTTGATGAATGATGATTATTTTTATTCTGAGTTATGGGCTGGACCTGCTTATTCAAATTCACCACCACCTAGCTCATTGCCTATGCCTAATTTTTCGATCAAGCCTAAAAGGACTGTTTCACTTGAGCTGCCTTTAGTTTCGGTTTCGGATATATGCTTGTTGACACCGAAATCTGCACCACCTTCACCTACTAGGGGTCATGGTTATAGTAAGTCGTTCCGTAAAGATCTTTTTAaaagtgatgatgataatgatgatgagtttGCGACAAAGACACTTCGTCGCATTCTTAATCTCGACGACTGA
- the LOC139853318 gene encoding uncharacterized protein, whose product MEDNDLLITPEDNNNNKDAIEAEVAPALISVHPAHHSVSVAVGSELRVFNLREGCAVTLGGDEVFDHRKESIRAIRYGANGKLFVSAGDDKIVNIWSTDSWRCLYSISTEKKVSAVAISDNGQYVCYADKFGVVWVVELDELKEDQSLVQKKGSTLLAHYCSIITSLEFSPDGKFIITADRDSKIRVSVFPKEPLKGAHEIQSYCLGHTEFVSSLAFVFNQDCPQGYLVSGSGDSTVRLWDLTSGSLLHTCEVGLQVGHQQANVTEIDNYVVTDLCATPDGSSIYVAVQGFPGIVLLSCDLSAKTLSFLRVVSIIGEDFIPTSLGASFSSDYLWMVMGVSNLPGFNSSPLARVRVISGLAKSNSASGNDHHNVLDDKDVPCGEQLLQKLQGSLSIDKDVFSAAAEAVKTSMRNLLIKKQYSSDKREFRKRGRNDKKGKR is encoded by the exons ATGGAAGATAATGATCTCTTAATTACACCTGaagacaacaataacaacaaagatGCTATTGAAGCTGAAGTTGCTCCGGCACTCATCTCCGTTCACCCTGCTCACCACTCCGTCTCCGTCGCCGTTGGCTCTGAGCTCCGTGTATTCAATCTCCG AGAAGGATGTGCAGTTACGTTAGGAGGAGATGAGGTTTTTGATCATCGTAAGGAATCTATTCGAGCAATCCGATATGGCGCAAATGGTAAACTCTTTGTTTCTGCAGGAGACGACAAAATCGTTAATATCTGGTCTACAGATTCATGGCGTTGTTTGTATTCGAT TTCAACAGAGAAGAAAGTGAGTGCAGTTGCTATAAGTGACAATGGTCAATATGTTTGCTATGCCGATAAATTTGGAGTTGTATGGGTCGTTGAGCTAGATGAGTTAAAAGAAGATCAATCATTAGTCCAGAAGAAAGGATCAACACTTCTTGCTCACTATTGTAGCATCATTACTAGTCTC GAATTTTCACCCGATGGGAAGTTCATTATCACTGCTGATCGTGATTCCAAAATTCGT GTCTCCGTATTCCCCAAGGAACCCTTAAAAGGAGCTCATGAGATACAAAGTTATTGCCTTGGCCATACAGA ATTTGTGTCCAGCCTGGCCTTTGTTTTCAATCAGGACTGTCCACAAGGGTATTTAGTCTCTGGAAGCGGCGATTCAACA GTTCGCTTGTGGGATCTTACGTCTGGGTCGCTTCTTCACACGTGTGAAGTTGGATTACAG GTTGGACATCAACAAGCCAATGTAACAGAAATCGATAATTATGTAGTTACGGATCTTTGTGCAACACCTGATGGATCATCAATTTATGTAGCTGTTCAAGG ATTTCCAGGAATAGTGTTGTTGAGTTGTGATCTTTCTGCCAAAACTCTGTCTTTCTTAAGG GTGGTGTCTATTATAGGAGAAGACTTCATTCCAACAAGCTTAGGAGCTTCATTTTCATCCGATTATCTATGGATGGTGATGGGCGTCTCCAACTTGCCTGGTTTTAATTCTTCACCACTGGCTCGAGTTCGTGTAATCTCTGGTTTAGCAAAAAGCAACTCGGCATCTGGTAACGATCATCATAACGTATTGGATGATAAAGACGTCCCTTGTGGAGAACAACTGTTGCAAAAATTGCAAGGAAGCTTATCAATTGACAAAGACGTGTTCTCGGCTGCTGCTGAAGCTGTGAAAACATCAATGCGTAATCTATTGATTAAGAAACAGTATTCGTCTGATAAACGCGAGTTCAGAAAAAGAGGTCGAAACGATAAGAAAGGGAAAAGATAG